The following coding sequences are from one Arthrobacter crystallopoietes window:
- a CDS encoding sulfite exporter TauE/SafE family protein: protein MISGLEELQLATIILVVVAGFAAGWVDAVVGGGGLIQLPALLLVPGISPVQSLATNKMGSIFGTTTSAITYYRRAHPDLKTALPMAGVALAGSFGGAIVATVLPSEVFKPIIIAALIAVAIFTALRPTAGTLTKLRYTGARHFGTAAGIGLVIGFYDGLIGPGTGSFLIIAMVAMLGYNFLAASAKSKIVNMATNFGALLFFLPSGALLWGLGLILGLANMAGGYLGARMAVTKGSKFIRVVFLLVVAALIIKLGYDVVQENILGNQGA from the coding sequence GTGATCTCCGGACTCGAGGAACTTCAACTGGCCACCATCATCCTGGTGGTGGTGGCCGGTTTCGCCGCCGGCTGGGTTGATGCAGTGGTCGGTGGCGGCGGCCTGATCCAGTTGCCTGCGCTGCTGCTGGTGCCCGGCATCAGCCCCGTGCAGTCGTTGGCGACCAACAAGATGGGCTCGATCTTCGGGACCACCACGAGCGCCATTACGTATTACCGGCGCGCCCACCCCGACCTGAAGACCGCGCTGCCCATGGCCGGTGTCGCGCTGGCGGGCAGCTTCGGCGGCGCGATCGTGGCCACGGTGCTGCCGTCGGAAGTGTTCAAGCCGATCATCATCGCGGCGCTCATCGCCGTCGCAATTTTTACTGCCCTGCGTCCGACGGCGGGCACGCTCACCAAGCTCCGCTACACCGGGGCGCGGCACTTCGGCACGGCCGCCGGCATCGGTCTGGTCATCGGGTTTTACGACGGGCTGATCGGTCCCGGAACAGGCTCGTTCCTGATCATCGCGATGGTGGCCATGCTCGGTTACAACTTCCTGGCCGCCAGCGCCAAGTCCAAGATCGTGAACATGGCCACCAACTTCGGCGCGCTGCTGTTCTTCCTGCCCAGCGGCGCCCTGCTGTGGGGACTGGGCCTGATCCTGGGCCTGGCGAACATGGCCGGCGGCTACCTGGGCGCCCGGATGGCGGTCACCAAGGGCAGTAAATTCATCCGCGTGGTTTTCCTGCTCGTGGTTGCGGCGCTGATTATCAAGCTGGGCTACGACGTGGTGCAGGAGAATATCCTGGGGAACCAGGGGGCTTAG